In Besnoitia besnoiti strain Bb-Ger1 chromosome I, whole genome shotgun sequence, the genomic window TTTTCGCCGTTTTTCACTGGAAAAACGCCATTTCTGGCCTTCCTTCGCTGCCCTGTTTTCTCCGTTCATCCTTTGGGTCGGCAAAGCACTCACTGCGGGCCTGCATTCCTGAAGGTCGGCTCTTTCCTCTGTTCTTTGAGGAAGACAAAGGGATTCACCTCCGCGGGACCGGCTGCGTTGCGCGGCTCGACTACACAGTtttgcgcgtcgccgagctgGCGGATCCAGAGctcgagaagagagaaagcactgaaaacgagaaagacacgcacacgcacaaCTCGGAAAAGATGCGGCCCTGTAAAGCTGGTACGCCAACAAGTCGCGCCGAACCCGTAGACACACTCTCTTTGAAGAAAGCGCCGAAACCTGCAGTGCTGACACGCGTGAAAGTGGGACAGACCGCTGACACCGCACACGCCGACTAAACTCaagaggagcgacgcgacGGGCAGCTACGTGCAAGACTAAACCCCATCAAGCGGAGGTCGCAGATGCGCCCGCAGACCTAGGAGCCGCGGGGACCGGACAGAGaacagaggcgcgaggcacagGCGGAGGGGCCGGGAATGGAAGCCTCCCCTccccgctccccccctcccaccCCTCCACGGCGAGTGCAAAGCAAGGATATAAAAGAAGGGATCTGACCATAGCCCTAGGAAAGCACAGCGTGCGAACGCCGTGTTCTGCCTTTTTCAGGTTGAAGCGGAGGCTCCCGAAAGCAACAGTACAAGTTGGGAACAAAGGCCTCTTGAAGAAATGCAGAGCCACGTGTAAATCCTGAAGCAGAAGCCGCACCTGACGTGGTCAAGTTGCTAATcgaagggagaagacgaTGCCATCCAACAATCGAGTAGTACACGGTGAAGCAATAGGCaagagccgcgaggagacagaggacgtCAAAGAGGGCAGGGCGCGTTTCAATCACACTCAGATACATCGGCGGCTCCTGCAGACACGCACGTCGCCGCACCGCTCACTCCAGAAACGCTCATGACGACGCAGCCCTCAGCGTagccctcctctgcggcgccgctgggctAGAAAACCTGCGCCTCTACATTTATGCGCGCGTAAATGTCTGCATGCACAGCTACCCACGCCTCAGCGCCCTATCCACATCAATCTGGTGCATGCGCCGGGCGACGCACGCACAAGAATACAGACACACGCCTTTTGGGTGTTCTACGCAGAGTCCGGTTGCGCTTGGACAAACCCTGGAAAGGCAAGGAAAATCGGAACACAGAAAAGTGCGACGaaggcgtgcatgcatgcacctatactgcatatatatacatattctATGTGCCGCcatgcatacatacgtacatatatatatatatatatatatatccacgGTCCGTGTCTGGCTGCCACACCAGTCTGTGTACATCTACAGCGTGTTTCTTTGAGTTCCTTGGCATGCAATGCGTAGACCACGAACGCGGCTTACATAGGTGAAAACAGTGCCGGAGGAGGGAAGGGTGAACGTCTGCGACTGCGCAGGAGGGACAAACTTGCCGAGCCACGCGTGCAGCGCATCGGCGAAGGCAGcactcggcgacggcgtgctGTCTGTcctgtttttcttcgcttgTCGGTAGGCGTAGAACCTAAAACAACACACACAGTCCGCACGTGGCACAGAAGAGGCTGGGCAGGTGTGACACGAAGATCTCGGGGGGCtgggggggaaggggcgaCGCTGAGCCATACCCGCCCTCAACGCGTCCGCTGAAACCGGGCACATAGACACTCGACGCACGACGTGGGAGAGCAAGAGAAGCCGCCCTCGTGtttggcggcggcgcctcacCGGCTTGACTGTACACTAGCTCGCTgtgggaggggagggggcggctgGGCGGCGTTCAAATCCGTAACGGTCCCTCCTCTGCATTTTCGAGTTTCTGCATaccgaggagagcgagatgCGAGCGAGAGCCACGCGTCGAGGAAGGGCACCAGGGGGCGGTTTGAGCCTTCGGCGATTTTGACCGAAAAATCGTCCATGTCGTAGACAAAGTGTGCAAGGCCCTCCGCCAGAGCGcccacgacgcgcgcgaggttCTCACGAGACTGCGGAGAAGGACTGCGACGGCGACacaagaaagaaaaagaggatTAAACATGTCGGAAGCGCACCCGggagcccgcgaggcgccgcttgGAGGCAAAATCAACTGATGCGCGGCCTCCACACTAGAGCGCACATaagtatatacatatatacaaatacataCTGTATGCGTGAAATGGGAAGGGTGTCCTGGGACATACACGGCAGCGGTGCAGACGCCCTCCTCACTCATGGCTACACATACACCTTCGTCGAACAGCCGTTCTCCTGGACAGACAGCCTctatgcatgcgtgcgcatgcgtctgcagAATGTGCTCGCGGTATCGAGAAATACCAcggccgcggggctgcgctggcggcgctgcggcgaggcagggcgTACCTGCGGTCGAGGAGAGAGCTTCGCGCCCACAGACTGGTGACGTCGGCTCGCGACGATAAAGTCCCTGCAATCAGCTTCTTCATCGTGAAGTGCTCGTGAATCCAGAAAGGCTTGGGCGGCGTGCGCACGATGATCTTCCGCGGCTCCACAGTCAAAGAGAGACTCGCCATCGAGAAGGCCTTCTCGAGGTTCTGAGAACGCGAGGGGGCTCAgggcgcacgcagacagcCGATAGAGTGCCGTCGGGAAATGCCACGCGAAAAtaaaagaaagaaaaattTGCGAGGCAGAACAAACGagcagaaaagcagaaaaccTGCTCTTCGAAGAGGCAGAGTCTCTTTTTCGGCACTAACACGGGGAGCGGTAGAaaggcgcgacggaggcgcccaAGGCCCCTACGCTGGGCGCAGTAGGCTCACGCCTATAAATATAAATAAATCTATAAAATGTGAATAGAAGTATGAATAGCTAGATGGAGACTCAAGTCAGCAGACGGGATTCAAGCCCTGTCACCATAGATGCAGACGCAGGTCAATGCATAGCTAGGTAAATgagacgcgagagcgaagtCCAGCGCGGCAAGCAAGGCGCTGCAAAAAGCCGCCAGGAGTACGCGCTTCTGGGATGCTGCAGTCACTGCAGATGTCCTCTCTCCACTTCCATATTTATTGCCATGTCGCTGACGTACGCAGGCCGCATGCACGCACAAGGAATCACGCATTCCCGCGAAAATGGCATGGCGTTGTCAGTTGTTTGGGGTCCTTTGAGGCAGGTCGAACGAGAGAGACCCCCCCAAACCAGTGTGCAaggccgtcgtcttcggcctTCACTCACCTGGAGCAGTTTTCGAGCGCGGGGATCCTTGTACTTCTTCGGcgtgtggaggcgcagctgaggcgaggcggcgatgcCGTCGAGGCACAGCACGTAGCTGATGGACTCCAGGACCCTAAGAAAGCGAATTTCGCACTTTGCGTCGACAGCTTGCCAACGGAGAGGCTTTCCACGCGCGCTCAACGCAGTCGGAGTTGACCCGTGCCTCATTTCAGCTCGAGCTGGCGAGCTTGCCGTCTCCGTTTGAAACAAAGGCAGCTTGCCAAGATCGAGAGAGTATGAACGGCCGAgtttcaaagaaaaaaagCCTGGAGCGCTGAGAACGCGAATCCCTGGTGCGCCGCGTCTAGAATACTGATCTCGCGTATGGAGAGCGTGCGAGTGGGAAGCGTATCCATCCGTCAGTATCCATGAACTCATACGGCGAGTTCAGCCTAATCGTGAGGTAATTGGTTGTCTAGAAGGCATGTGCGCGCCTTCAGGGTGACGCGCGGGGTAAGGCGCACTCGCCGCGAAACTCGAGCTGAAACAATTCTAAAAACAAACCGATGGTTCCCAGCAGAGATGACTATTTTGCGGCCTGCAATATGCACATGCGCGCGTTCACCGCCTACCGGGGCTCAGCCTTCGCCAGCCACTGGGCAGCGCCAGCAAAGTCCGCAGCACCCGCGTCGGTGAGCAGGAAGAGTAGCGAATAGTCGCCCGGTTGACtcgaagccgcagcgccgctctcgTTCGCAGATCCCGTATACAGACCGGAGAAGATTCGAGCGAGCTCCATGAGGGCTGAGAACGACAAACGCGCAACCAAGGAGGGCGCGCTCGTCAGTCAGCCTCTGAAGTTGCCCAGCCactgcgtcttcgcgcgagCTGATTCCGGCTAAAAGCAGAGGCATGCTCACCCTTGTCTGCCAGCGACAGGAAGCGCTTTTCCGCAGGGGGTACGACGTGGATAGATTCACAGAACGCGCAGATGGCTGCATATCCATGTGCCTCTCCACACACAAATTTACCGATAGATCTCTTGGCCGAAATCATCCTCAAAATTCCAGAAAACCCGCCGAACAGGAATGCATCGTTGGAAACCATACGCAGCGACCATACACAGGCGAAGCTGCCCCCTTCTGCTTACCTGCCACGCCGCTGCCGTTCTCTTCTGTGCCGAAGGCCAAGTTctgcacgcacacgcagatcCAAGAAAAGCGACACAAGCACCGGAAGCCATCTGTCCGTGGCGAACACCCGTCTGATCTGCTGTATgctccgcgccttctgtgGCCCCGGTCGAGTGCGTGTTTCGTCTTCCCCTTCGCCTCGGCatcgaggcgccgacgccagTGCGGCCTCGAGTTCTCCAAggtgcctctctcttctcctctcttcgcgcgccgggcgcgagggcgtcgtGGAATTTTACGCCGTGTACACAGACCTCTATCCAGACAGgaatgtgcatgcatgcctaGATGCAGATATAGGCCCCGCTTCCAGCCtcaccggcgccgcagcaaacGCATCGTAGTGGGAAACGATTGCcaccgcaggcggcagcccgCCGTTCTCGGGGCGTCGACCGGGAAGCCAGGCCTGCGACAGAAAGCGCACACCTCCAAGCCCCGACAAGGTCTCCACGCGGGCACTCTGACGCACAcatgtctccgcctcctcatGCATGCCGTTCCCACGCAGtcacacgcgcgcgcacgtGTCTGTGTTGAAACGGGGAATTCAGATAGCACTGAAATCGGAATGCGGATATTTATCTGGATCGGTGTGCGCGCAAATACCCAGATGCTGATGTAGGCCCCGCGGGGGAGGGCAGTGCCCGCTGCCCAGCAGCTCTCAGGCTCCTCTTACGAAAATGTTTCGGCCGTGGAACGCGGCTGtgaggcgagaggaagccAAGGCAGCGGCAGGGTGCCAGGCGGGGAGCGGTGCGCGCTGGATGGAGAGcgtcggcgcgacgccgcgctgaaggagagcaggcagcgcggaagacgaggccgtGGGGGACGCGAGTGCCTGAGAGGACAGCGCGCGCTCTTGATGCTCCTGGAGCTGCTCATACAGCGACGTCAACTGGGGTGTTTCGTGCGCAAAGAGGCACGCCCCGGCGGAGAACCTCGAAATCAGCCTCTGCTCGA contains:
- a CDS encoding hypothetical protein (encoded by transcript BESB_010130), with product MRLPAASLTDFEAFSLIQYETSPSTAGDSPAGAASPLLLGSWGSSALSTALGAVTVVASAPSGAAAASWRDADDDVASASLLQQAAVQHQLRALTKKHLVLLRVADAPVALVDALLDRGLNLLLLLPAAADTQASGLESLSLADLGAGPRGASPETEPLEGTPSLAEGLRRHMQKLEQRLISRFSAGACLFAHETPQLTSLYEQLQEHQERALSSQALASPTASSSALPALLQRGVAPTLSIQRAPLPAWHPAAALASSRLTAAFHGRNIFAWLPGRRPENGGLPPAVAIVSHYDAFAAAPNLAFGTEENGSGVAALMELARIFSGLYTGSANESGAAASSQPGDYSLLFLLTDAGAADFAGAAQWLAKAEPRVLESISYVLCLDGIAASPQLRLHTPKKYKDPRARKLLQNLEKAFSMASLSLTVEPRKIIVRTPPKPFWIHEHFTMKKLIAGTLSSRADVTSLWARSSLLDRSPSPQSRENLARVVGALAEGLAHFVYDMDDFSVKIAEGSNRPLVPFLDAWLSLASRSPRFYAYRQAKKNRTDSTPSPSAAFADALHAWLGKFVPPAQSQTFTLPSSGTVFTYEPPMYLSVIETRPALFDVLCLLAALAYCFTVYYSIVGWHRLLPSISNLTTSVLSLFSSSGSASSATRKTV